One segment of Fibrobacter sp. UWB10 DNA contains the following:
- a CDS encoding glycosyltransferase family 1 protein, whose product MHRFALNGRFTARKLTGQERFAKELILELDKLPEAQEFVLVVPEYASCIPELKHIEVVKYGRVKSHLWEQISFYRYIKKNKLLSINLTTTCPFFSPDIVCIHDAAYYEISNLLTTTLYGKLSTLWHKLLAWASAKWAKKILTVSNYSKTRLSEILKVSSGRIDVVYDAWQHFNRVGLDDEIFSCLPANVKKKEYILALSSLLPQKNFIWIKEVAKRNSDLQFVVCGKSVNLSSYKENDLKCENVHFTGYISDAQVKSLMSNCLAFVHPAIYEGFGIPPLEAMSCGAKVVVSRATCLPELYEDAAYYIDPYDYDVDLKKLLSQHVASSEKILKKFDWGKEAKKMVEIVKSV is encoded by the coding sequence ATGCATCGTTTCGCTTTAAATGGACGATTTACTGCAAGGAAGTTGACAGGACAAGAACGTTTTGCGAAAGAATTAATATTAGAATTGGATAAACTTCCTGAAGCACAAGAGTTCGTTTTAGTTGTTCCAGAGTATGCTTCGTGTATTCCTGAATTAAAACACATTGAAGTTGTAAAATACGGCCGGGTAAAAAGTCATTTGTGGGAGCAAATCAGTTTTTATCGATATATAAAAAAGAATAAGTTGTTAAGCATTAATTTGACTACGACATGCCCTTTCTTTAGCCCAGATATTGTATGCATTCATGATGCCGCTTATTATGAAATTAGCAATTTGTTGACAACGACCTTGTATGGAAAATTGTCTACATTATGGCATAAATTACTTGCCTGGGCTTCTGCCAAATGGGCGAAGAAAATTTTAACCGTTAGCAATTATTCTAAAACCCGACTCTCTGAAATTCTAAAAGTTTCTAGTGGTCGAATAGACGTTGTTTATGATGCGTGGCAACATTTTAATCGAGTGGGGCTTGATGATGAAATTTTTTCTTGTTTACCCGCTAATGTGAAAAAGAAAGAATATATATTAGCTTTAAGTAGTTTGTTGCCGCAGAAAAATTTTATTTGGATAAAAGAAGTTGCAAAACGAAATAGTGATTTGCAGTTTGTTGTTTGCGGTAAATCTGTTAATCTTAGCAGCTATAAAGAAAATGATTTAAAATGTGAAAACGTCCATTTTACGGGATATATTAGTGATGCCCAAGTCAAATCTTTAATGTCTAATTGCTTGGCTTTTGTTCATCCTGCGATATATGAAGGATTTGGGATCCCTCCTTTAGAAGCAATGTCGTGTGGAGCTAAAGTTGTTGTTTCGAGGGCAACGTGCTTGCCGGAATTGTATGAAGATGCTGCTTATTACATTGATCCATATGATTATGACGTTGACTTGAAAAAATTATTAAGCCAACATGTTGCGTCTAGCGAAAAAATACTAAAGAAGTTTGATTGGGGCAAAGAGGCGAAAAAAATGGTAGAAATAGTGAAGAGTGTTTGA
- a CDS encoding glycosyltransferase family 2 protein, with the protein MLGNNPKVSAIITTKNRCALLKRAVESVLLQTYKNIECIVVDDASTDETEDYCNSLGNVVYVRIPADESRGGNYARNQGVKKAVGEYIAFLDDDDYWLPEKIEKQVCLIQKKHNGLVYCGRRYERITEKGVSFSDELPHVELQGDMSKKILKEICTVTSNILVEKKLLVLCDGFDEKLKFWQEYELLIRLAQKTPFFFVNEALSIYRVDLNDANRLTNKFYSWMESVNYIYCKHAVLYRKLGFIGRLEARTIVWRDAVARCKNAGLQRLALQNMLLYLCISFPFKIKNKLVRIWASV; encoded by the coding sequence ATGCTCGGCAACAATCCTAAAGTAAGCGCGATTATTACGACTAAGAATCGGTGTGCTCTTTTAAAAAGAGCTGTTGAAAGCGTGTTATTGCAAACATACAAGAATATAGAATGCATTGTGGTTGACGATGCATCAACTGATGAAACTGAGGATTATTGCAACTCTTTAGGTAATGTTGTGTATGTTCGAATTCCTGCTGATGAAAGCCGAGGTGGAAATTATGCAAGAAACCAAGGCGTAAAAAAAGCGGTAGGGGAATATATTGCTTTTTTGGACGATGATGATTATTGGTTGCCAGAAAAGATTGAAAAACAAGTTTGTCTGATCCAGAAAAAGCACAATGGACTGGTTTATTGTGGTCGTCGTTATGAAAGAATCACGGAAAAAGGGGTTTCTTTTAGCGATGAATTGCCTCATGTTGAATTGCAAGGCGATATGTCGAAAAAAATTTTGAAGGAAATCTGTACGGTTACTTCAAATATTCTTGTTGAAAAAAAACTGCTTGTTCTGTGCGATGGCTTTGATGAAAAATTAAAATTTTGGCAAGAATACGAACTTTTGATTCGTTTGGCTCAAAAAACACCTTTTTTCTTTGTAAATGAGGCTTTGTCTATTTACCGTGTGGACTTAAATGACGCAAATCGATTGACGAATAAGTTTTATTCTTGGATGGAATCTGTCAATTATATTTATTGTAAACACGCTGTATTGTATCGCAAGTTGGGCTTTATTGGTCGTCTAGAGGCGAGAACTATTGTCTGGAGAGATGCTGTTGCAAGATGTAAAAATGCTGGTTTGCAACGTCTTGCTTTGCAAAATATGCTTTTGTATTTGTGCATTTCTTTCCCGTTTAAAATAAAAAATAAATTAGTTCGAATTTGGGCTAGTGTATGA
- a CDS encoding EpsG family protein, whose protein sequence is MIAAVYVSLHFLCALSLFLFCYLQSKMKDAHYWKLAFFPIIIFTIVEGLRWGRETDWNLYFYTFNDFKYGMQDDFEPLFTLIWSIFAKSGLPYWSVISFSSFLFIVSTFYLFRPYKKYLPIAIPFFIFFSYVNAENLIRWYTGLSFLFFAVRCVLDGRKFMALIFFVCAVGCHYAMILLLLLYFLIQLRKPIMSFKAVVVVNMLLMIAFDPQILGNLAGIFDYLVLLSARFSGYTADAKGWLTGASQASSIERRLPIVAIVMTIPLFIFAKCGDGEARKKMDVAPLYNLFVVGLFVKSMSSGLELFIRFSYFFEPFYGYFCALTFEQLRKKKNVKNVIFLVICGIYFARKALGFCWPFEIDQCMYFVWNDQITPNSMIKFLKMR, encoded by the coding sequence ATGATTGCTGCTGTATATGTTTCCCTGCATTTTTTGTGTGCATTGTCTTTATTTTTGTTTTGTTATTTACAATCAAAAATGAAGGATGCTCATTATTGGAAGTTAGCCTTTTTCCCGATAATAATATTTACCATTGTAGAAGGTTTACGTTGGGGGCGTGAAACTGACTGGAACTTATACTTTTATACATTCAACGATTTTAAATATGGAATGCAGGACGATTTTGAGCCTCTGTTTACTTTGATATGGAGTATTTTTGCAAAATCGGGTCTTCCGTATTGGTCTGTTATATCTTTTTCATCATTCCTCTTTATAGTTTCAACTTTTTATCTGTTTAGACCTTATAAAAAATATCTTCCGATTGCGATACCTTTTTTTATATTCTTTTCCTATGTTAATGCGGAAAATTTGATCCGTTGGTATACAGGCCTGTCTTTTTTGTTCTTTGCGGTGAGATGTGTCCTTGATGGAAGAAAATTCATGGCGCTAATCTTTTTTGTTTGCGCAGTTGGTTGTCATTATGCAATGATTCTTTTGCTGTTGCTTTATTTCTTAATACAGCTTCGTAAACCAATAATGTCGTTTAAAGCTGTTGTTGTTGTAAATATGCTGTTGATGATTGCTTTTGATCCGCAAATTTTGGGCAATCTCGCGGGAATTTTTGATTATTTGGTTTTGCTTTCCGCGCGTTTTTCTGGATATACTGCAGATGCGAAGGGGTGGCTAACTGGTGCTTCTCAAGCGTCTTCCATAGAAAGGCGATTACCTATTGTTGCGATTGTAATGACAATTCCGTTATTTATATTTGCAAAATGTGGCGATGGAGAGGCTCGAAAAAAAATGGACGTTGCTCCTCTCTACAATTTATTCGTTGTGGGCTTGTTTGTTAAGTCTATGTCAAGTGGACTGGAATTGTTTATTCGGTTTAGTTATTTCTTTGAGCCTTTTTATGGATATTTTTGTGCATTGACTTTTGAACAATTGCGAAAAAAGAAAAATGTGAAAAATGTTATATTCTTGGTAATATGTGGAATTTATTTTGCGCGGAAGGCATTGGGCTTTTGTTGGCCGTTTGAGATAGATCAGTGTATGTATTTTGTTTGGAATGATCAAATAACGCCTAATTCAATGATTAAGTTTTTGAAAATGAGATAG
- a CDS encoding acyltransferase family protein has protein sequence MTIRENWVDWAKSIGIYLVVFGHAFYPTEGYGCDVKNFVYAFHMPLFFFLSGYLFKKRDSFFCFLKKNVKSLVVPYIFFNVLCCLMDFLLISDVQFHKKAVEDFLFGGGHSYSGASWFLLSLFFVRLIAFVSLSGKMWLQYVILIMTVVVAYCLPSPLYWGLGACFMAYPFFYVGNVFKRFVLFSKKNVINFFMGCVSLMVVFALNIIMGPVSIHSLQFGEVPALYYVEGFAGIMMVCSLCRLVDKFSNRFVDIFSSGSIVIMGLHGSVFFYVNAVARRFSSAFADDFNNVLFAFVKAAVILFLLYYPTIFLQKHAAMFIGNRSKR, from the coding sequence ATGACTATAAGAGAAAATTGGGTTGATTGGGCTAAGTCTATTGGAATATATTTAGTTGTATTTGGCCATGCCTTTTATCCAACAGAGGGCTATGGATGTGATGTAAAAAATTTTGTTTATGCTTTCCATATGCCATTGTTCTTCTTTTTGTCTGGATATTTATTTAAAAAAAGAGATTCTTTTTTTTGCTTTTTGAAAAAAAATGTAAAATCATTGGTTGTCCCATACATTTTTTTTAATGTATTGTGTTGCTTAATGGACTTTCTTTTGATATCAGATGTTCAGTTCCATAAAAAAGCCGTTGAAGATTTTTTGTTTGGTGGTGGACATTCGTATTCAGGGGCATCGTGGTTTTTGCTCAGTCTTTTCTTTGTTCGGTTGATAGCCTTTGTATCTTTGTCAGGAAAAATGTGGCTGCAGTATGTTATTCTTATAATGACTGTTGTTGTTGCTTACTGCCTGCCTTCCCCGTTGTATTGGGGATTGGGGGCTTGTTTTATGGCGTATCCTTTTTTCTATGTTGGGAATGTCTTTAAAAGGTTTGTTCTGTTTAGCAAAAAGAACGTAATTAATTTTTTTATGGGCTGTGTTTCTCTAATGGTTGTTTTTGCGTTAAACATAATAATGGGGCCTGTTTCTATTCATTCTTTACAGTTTGGCGAAGTTCCTGCGTTGTATTATGTAGAAGGTTTTGCGGGTATAATGATGGTTTGCTCTTTATGCAGGCTTGTTGATAAATTTTCAAATAGATTTGTTGATATCTTTTCTTCGGGGTCAATCGTCATCATGGGGCTGCATGGAAGTGTATTTTTTTATGTAAATGCGGTTGCTCGTCGTTTTTCGTCGGCGTTTGCTGACGACTTTAATAATGTTCTCTTTGCTTTTGTAAAAGCGGCTGTGATTTTATTTTTGCTATATTACCCAACGATATTTCTCCAAAAGCATGCTGCTATGTTTATTGGAAATAGGTCAAAAAGATAG
- a CDS encoding lipopolysaccharide biosynthesis protein, with amino-acid sequence MSQKSVVVSSLIWKFMERIGSQAASFVVAIVLARLLAPADFGLIALVMVFIAIANVFVQSGLNTALVQKKNADDLDFSTVFYASLVVAALFYVLLFFSAPLLAAFFNGQIKIIEVIRVMGVTVFFGSLNSVQEAYVARNMMFKKLFYRSIGATIPSGLFGVILAYAGFEVWALVGQQLMNAFLVCAIMWFTVKWRPILAFSYTRFKGLFAFGWKLLVSSLLDTFYRNVRDLVIGKLFSPAELGFYNRGDQFPKIIITNINSSIQAVLLPSLSMVQDDRERLKLLARRSIRMSAFLLLPMMSGLAALAEPVTLFVLGEKWLPAVPFIRICCFSYAFWPIHTTNLSAINAVGRSDVFLKLEIIKKCYGFAVLVLFIWFFHSPIGIAMSAAVTAPLGSFVNAYPNKKILNYGFVEQMKDFLPSFVLAVAIGFGVYLLSKMIECSLIVQLPLLAFAGGFMYILCAWVFRFESLEYILNSIKEYLKKKK; translated from the coding sequence ATGTCTCAAAAATCGGTAGTTGTTTCGTCTCTTATTTGGAAATTTATGGAGCGGATTGGCTCTCAAGCGGCATCTTTTGTTGTTGCAATTGTACTTGCTCGTTTGCTTGCTCCTGCAGACTTTGGATTGATTGCTCTTGTGATGGTGTTTATCGCAATTGCAAACGTATTCGTCCAAAGTGGCTTAAATACGGCTCTAGTTCAAAAGAAAAATGCAGACGATCTTGATTTTTCGACAGTCTTTTACGCAAGTCTTGTTGTAGCAGCATTGTTTTATGTACTTTTATTTTTTTCCGCACCATTGCTTGCGGCTTTTTTTAATGGACAGATAAAAATAATTGAAGTTATTCGCGTGATGGGGGTGACAGTTTTTTTTGGTTCGTTAAATTCTGTTCAAGAAGCTTACGTTGCTCGCAATATGATGTTCAAAAAGCTGTTCTATAGGAGTATTGGTGCGACAATTCCTTCGGGTCTTTTTGGTGTTATTCTCGCCTATGCAGGATTTGAAGTTTGGGCTTTAGTTGGTCAACAATTGATGAATGCTTTTTTGGTGTGCGCTATTATGTGGTTTACTGTTAAATGGCGCCCTATTTTGGCTTTTTCTTATACTCGTTTTAAAGGTTTATTTGCTTTTGGGTGGAAACTCCTTGTCTCGTCTTTGCTAGATACGTTTTATCGAAATGTCCGAGACTTGGTCATTGGCAAATTGTTTTCTCCTGCTGAATTAGGCTTTTATAATCGTGGAGATCAGTTTCCCAAGATTATTATTACGAACATAAATTCTTCAATTCAAGCAGTTCTTTTGCCATCACTTTCAATGGTGCAGGATGATCGTGAACGTTTGAAATTGTTGGCGCGTCGTTCAATTAGGATGAGCGCTTTTTTACTTCTTCCCATGATGTCTGGACTTGCTGCTCTTGCGGAACCTGTTACGCTGTTTGTTTTGGGTGAAAAATGGTTGCCCGCTGTTCCATTTATTAGAATATGTTGCTTTAGTTATGCTTTTTGGCCGATTCATACCACTAATTTGTCTGCTATAAATGCTGTTGGCCGTAGTGATGTTTTTTTGAAATTGGAAATAATAAAAAAATGTTATGGTTTTGCAGTTTTAGTTCTTTTTATTTGGTTCTTTCACTCTCCAATCGGAATAGCTATGAGCGCGGCCGTCACAGCCCCGTTAGGCTCGTTTGTAAATGCTTATCCTAATAAAAAAATATTGAATTACGGCTTTGTTGAGCAGATGAAAGATTTTCTGCCTTCTTTTGTATTGGCTGTAGCGATTGGTTTTGGGGTATATCTTTTGTCGAAAATGATAGAATGTTCTTTGATTGTTCAATTGCCTCTGCTAGCTTTTGCTGGCGGATTTATGTATATCCTTTGTGCCTGGGTGTTCCGATTTGAAAGTCTTGAATATATTTTGAATTCAATAAAGGAATATTTGAAAAAGAAAAAATAG
- a CDS encoding ATP-grasp domain-containing protein: protein MKILVVGSDYGTVDMVNEARKCGDYVVVADYYEETLTKSVADESWVVSTLDIDALEDLCRKNGIEAVTFAASDLNVTNGRQLAKRLGLPCYCSSDVAWGVARNKGKFKEICKKIGAPIATDYIVSENLTDEELDKITFPVVVKPVDRSANRGMSYCDNKDELRAAYKLAREISDNPRIIVERRLYGPEFVANYVIADGKAVLNHLSAEHHQPGEKANLYSIINTTSCHLKQYLEELNDYVIKIFEMAEFNEGIAWVECMLDQDGHFYLIEPGFRFCGEMTAVPYGQISGFNGIKWMLDIAKGVKHTHDQLPPPLTTAHYGSGVSYLLFAHTVDTVERIEGLDVIEKIPNVVIDIRHRKNFKTRYLGTLGVIRFPAHSEKELLEYIRIINDNLRVLNAKGEDLIIHYTDYDSLKEQYELGLKEFGFEIK, encoded by the coding sequence ATGAAAATTTTGGTCGTAGGCAGTGATTACGGAACCGTCGATATGGTCAATGAGGCCCGCAAGTGTGGGGACTACGTTGTCGTCGCCGATTACTATGAAGAAACGTTGACCAAATCGGTGGCCGACGAATCATGGGTCGTAAGCACTCTTGATATCGATGCTCTTGAAGACCTTTGCAGAAAGAATGGTATCGAAGCTGTCACTTTCGCAGCAAGTGACTTGAATGTGACAAACGGAAGGCAACTTGCCAAACGCCTTGGACTACCATGTTATTGTTCTAGCGATGTTGCATGGGGTGTCGCAAGGAATAAGGGAAAGTTCAAAGAAATTTGCAAAAAGATTGGAGCGCCCATCGCTACTGACTACATCGTTTCTGAAAACCTGACCGATGAAGAACTTGACAAAATAACTTTCCCTGTCGTGGTAAAACCTGTCGATCGTTCTGCCAATAGGGGCATGAGTTACTGCGACAATAAGGACGAACTCAGGGCTGCCTATAAGCTTGCTCGCGAAATATCAGATAATCCGCGAATTATAGTTGAGCGGCGTTTGTATGGCCCCGAATTTGTCGCAAACTACGTCATTGCAGACGGCAAGGCTGTACTCAACCACCTCAGCGCAGAGCATCACCAACCCGGCGAAAAGGCCAATCTCTACTCCATAATCAACACGACAAGTTGCCACCTAAAGCAATATCTCGAAGAATTGAATGACTACGTCATTAAGATTTTCGAGATGGCGGAATTCAATGAAGGAATCGCATGGGTCGAATGCATGCTTGATCAGGATGGGCACTTCTACCTGATTGAACCCGGTTTTAGATTCTGTGGGGAAATGACGGCCGTTCCATATGGTCAAATTTCAGGTTTTAATGGAATCAAATGGATGCTGGATATCGCCAAGGGCGTCAAGCACACACATGATCAGCTCCCACCCCCGTTGACAACGGCCCATTATGGCAGCGGGGTCTCTTATCTTCTTTTTGCTCATACCGTCGACACTGTCGAAAGGATCGAGGGGCTTGACGTCATAGAGAAAATCCCAAATGTGGTAATCGACATCCGTCATCGAAAGAATTTCAAGACTCGATATCTCGGAACCTTGGGCGTTATCCGATTCCCAGCACACTCCGAAAAGGAACTTCTAGAATATATTCGCATAATCAATGACAATCTCAGGGTGCTGAACGCAAAGGGAGAAGACTTGATTATTCATTATACGGATTATGATTCTCTCAAAGAACAGTACGAACTTGGTCTAAAAGAATTTGGCTTCGAAATAAAATAG
- a CDS encoding TDP-N-acetylfucosamine:lipid II N-acetylfucosaminyltransferase, which yields MIKKTIHICSDEKFIDGVIAQFARYRMIESTFFVIQRTPEIKYIKTRNANVFFFQSEKELIDKVNQSSRDCVVILHSIFIDIRYLLKLQRTVFICCWGWDIYSDVHSKIKKMLPLDLYKPLTRRVLDSQKKFSESVWEYLKLFMGVYFVHNYLYRKLFEKVSAVSTVFSVEFSMMNLPGKRYFPLKYMPLSMPESFIPKKTPESLSVPRILVGNSLDPTNNHIDILERIEKIGRIVEVLIPISYGGNERYKAALKQYVLKFKNVKTIFLENFMSREQYFNLVNTCCAAVFGHMRQQSAGNIGYALKSGFDVYLYNDSINYSFFSGLGYKFFSIENDLCDFTGKPHLSIDDQKKNYDAYVDEVNLDRYDEGMLNFFASFDCS from the coding sequence ATGATAAAAAAAACGATCCACATATGTAGTGATGAAAAATTTATTGATGGCGTAATTGCTCAATTTGCTAGATACAGGATGATAGAATCCACTTTTTTTGTCATTCAAAGAACTCCAGAAATTAAATACATCAAAACTCGTAATGCAAATGTGTTTTTTTTCCAATCGGAAAAAGAATTGATTGATAAGGTAAATCAAAGCTCGAGGGATTGTGTTGTAATTTTACATAGTATATTTATAGATATTCGATATCTGCTTAAATTACAACGTACTGTTTTTATTTGTTGTTGGGGATGGGATATATATTCTGACGTACATAGCAAAATAAAAAAGATGTTGCCGTTAGATTTATATAAACCGCTTACAAGGAGGGTGTTGGATTCTCAAAAAAAATTTTCTGAGAGTGTTTGGGAATACTTAAAATTGTTTATGGGTGTTTATTTTGTACACAATTATCTGTACCGAAAGCTATTTGAAAAAGTTTCTGCGGTTTCAACGGTTTTCTCGGTTGAGTTTAGTATGATGAACTTGCCTGGGAAAAGGTATTTTCCGCTTAAGTACATGCCGTTGAGTATGCCTGAAAGCTTTATTCCCAAAAAAACGCCGGAATCTTTATCTGTTCCAAGAATTTTAGTTGGTAATAGTCTAGATCCTACAAATAATCATATAGATATTCTTGAAAGAATAGAAAAAATTGGTCGAATTGTTGAAGTGTTGATTCCGATTAGCTATGGTGGAAATGAAAGGTATAAAGCGGCCTTGAAACAATATGTTTTAAAGTTCAAAAATGTGAAAACCATATTTTTAGAAAACTTTATGAGCAGAGAACAATATTTTAATTTAGTAAATACCTGTTGTGCAGCTGTTTTTGGACATATGAGGCAGCAGTCTGCAGGTAATATTGGTTATGCTTTGAAAAGTGGTTTTGATGTTTATCTTTATAATGATTCAATAAATTATTCTTTTTTTAGTGGACTTGGCTATAAATTCTTTTCAATAGAAAATGATTTGTGTGATTTTACTGGGAAGCCGCATTTGTCAATCGATGATCAAAAGAAAAATTATGATGCATATGTGGATGAGGTCAATTTAGATAGGTATGACGAGGGAATGTTAAATTTTTTTGCATCATTTGACTGTTCGTAA
- a CDS encoding DegT/DnrJ/EryC1/StrS family aminotransferase: MSKKTVFVTSPLLPKLEDFIPMLQDIWDRKWLTNNGYYHKELEKALAEYLGVEYISLFTNGTLPLITALQAMKIAGEVITTPYSFVATTHSIWWNGLKPVFVDVDEETGNIDPEKIEAAITPHTMAIMPVHVYGTPCNMKRIQEIADIYGLKVIYDAAHAFGVRKDGESVLNAGDMSTLSFHATKVYNTIEGGALVCHDAATKKRIDYLKNFGFAGETTVVAPGINSKMDEIRSAYGLLNLKQVDDAIAKRKATAEKYREALKDVPGVRCLQDIEGVRHNYAYFPIFISEEYGISRDDLYAKLQEHDIFGRRYFYPLISTFGAYKGLESANPKNLPVAHKLADQVLCLPMFAGLDGESSDRVIDVVRNKR; the protein is encoded by the coding sequence ATGTCAAAAAAAACAGTTTTTGTTACTTCTCCCCTTCTTCCGAAACTGGAAGATTTTATTCCTATGCTCCAGGATATTTGGGATAGAAAATGGCTGACGAACAATGGCTACTACCACAAGGAACTCGAAAAGGCTCTGGCAGAATACTTAGGGGTTGAATACATCAGCCTGTTCACCAACGGGACGCTTCCTCTGATTACGGCCCTGCAGGCAATGAAGATTGCTGGTGAAGTCATCACGACTCCATACAGCTTTGTCGCGACGACCCATTCCATCTGGTGGAACGGCCTGAAGCCCGTCTTCGTGGACGTCGACGAGGAAACAGGCAATATTGACCCCGAAAAGATTGAGGCCGCCATCACTCCGCACACGATGGCAATTATGCCGGTACATGTCTACGGTACGCCCTGTAACATGAAACGTATCCAGGAAATCGCCGATATCTATGGCCTCAAGGTTATCTACGACGCGGCCCACGCCTTCGGTGTCAGGAAGGATGGAGAATCGGTCCTGAACGCGGGCGACATGAGCACGCTCAGTTTCCACGCCACCAAGGTGTACAACACCATCGAAGGTGGCGCACTCGTCTGCCATGACGCAGCGACCAAGAAGCGTATCGACTACCTCAAGAACTTCGGCTTTGCGGGCGAAACCACCGTGGTTGCCCCCGGCATCAACAGCAAGATGGACGAGATCCGTTCCGCCTACGGCCTGTTGAACCTGAAGCAGGTGGACGACGCCATCGCGAAGCGCAAGGCGACCGCCGAGAAGTATCGCGAAGCCCTCAAAGACGTCCCCGGCGTACGCTGCCTGCAGGACATCGAGGGCGTGCGCCACAACTACGCCTACTTCCCGATCTTCATCAGCGAGGAATACGGCATCAGCCGCGATGACCTTTACGCCAAGCTGCAGGAACACGACATCTTCGGTCGCCGCTACTTCTACCCGCTCATTAGCACGTTCGGCGCCTACAAGGGCCTCGAATCCGCCAACCCGAAGAACTTGCCCGTCGCGCACAAGCTCGCCGACCAGGTACTCTGCCTGCCCATGTTCGCGGGCCTCGACGGAGAGAGCTCGGATCGTGTCATCGACGTCGTCAGGAACAAAAGGTAG
- a CDS encoding ATP-grasp domain-containing protein has protein sequence MSQKKLMLLGGLRYLLPVIEEAHRLGVHVITADYLPNNIAHKYSDEYCNVSIVDKDAVLKAAKELKIDGILSHAVDPGVVSAAYVAEKMGLPFQCSYEATCILQDKSLFRKFLAEHGFNCPKAKGYTNVEDALNDVDYFNWPVIVKPVDSAGSKGVTKVENKENLRNAIETALSSSLSKHFIIEDFLDKVGAQSSADIFTVDGKLVYPAYSDQLFDKNAANPYTPAIEIWPASMEQKFQDDLTAQLQRLFTLLGVKSGIYNVESRVCSDGKAYIMEVSPRGGGNRIAELQDMATGQSLIANEIRKALGMPMDNITAPRYDGVWCNYILHTNKTGTFVSIDIAPDFQQKYVRNVGLIVKPGDKVVPFTGANNSLGTLFLRFESRKALETAMSSMSKFITINIR, from the coding sequence ATGTCGCAGAAGAAGCTGATGCTCCTGGGCGGGCTTAGGTACCTGCTGCCCGTGATCGAGGAAGCCCACAGGCTGGGCGTCCATGTGATTACAGCCGATTACCTGCCCAACAACATTGCGCACAAGTATTCCGACGAATACTGCAACGTAAGCATCGTGGACAAGGACGCAGTCCTGAAAGCAGCCAAAGAATTGAAAATCGATGGTATCCTCTCGCATGCCGTTGATCCCGGAGTCGTTTCAGCCGCATACGTAGCAGAGAAGATGGGACTGCCGTTCCAGTGCAGCTACGAGGCGACCTGCATTCTGCAGGACAAGTCTCTTTTTCGCAAGTTCCTCGCCGAACACGGGTTCAACTGCCCGAAGGCGAAGGGCTATACGAACGTCGAGGACGCCCTGAACGACGTAGACTATTTTAACTGGCCCGTCATCGTGAAGCCTGTCGATTCAGCAGGCAGCAAGGGGGTCACGAAGGTTGAAAACAAGGAAAATTTACGTAACGCCATTGAGACCGCTCTCTCGTCGTCGCTTTCAAAACATTTCATAATCGAGGACTTTCTCGACAAAGTCGGTGCTCAGTCCAGCGCAGACATCTTCACGGTAGACGGCAAGCTCGTCTACCCGGCGTATTCCGATCAGTTGTTCGACAAGAACGCCGCGAACCCATACACGCCCGCAATCGAAATTTGGCCCGCCTCCATGGAGCAGAAGTTCCAAGACGACTTGACAGCACAACTGCAGCGCCTGTTCACGCTTCTCGGCGTGAAGTCGGGCATCTACAATGTGGAGAGCCGCGTGTGCTCCGACGGCAAGGCGTACATCATGGAAGTCTCCCCCCGCGGCGGAGGGAACCGCATCGCCGAACTGCAGGACATGGCGACCGGTCAGAGCCTGATCGCAAACGAGATCCGGAAAGCGCTCGGCATGCCGATGGACAACATCACCGCGCCGCGATACGACGGCGTCTGGTGCAACTACATCCTGCACACCAATAAGACTGGTACATTCGTTTCAATAGACATTGCTCCAGACTTTCAGCAAAAATATGTTCGCAATGTAGGCCTGATCGTAAAGCCTGGCGACAAGGTTGTCCCTTTTACGGGAGCAAACAATTCGCTTGGGACGTTATTCCTGCGATTTGAAAGTCGTAAGGCATTAGAAACTGCAATGTCAAGCATGTCAAAATTCATAACAATAAACATAAGGTAA